ACAAGGCTGTTGGTCGCGCTATCCTTGGTCAGCACAAAAAGCGGCTCAGTATGGGCAATGCCAAGGCCCTTGCGCTGCCCCTCCGTATAGCGCCACAGCCCTTTGTGTCGGGCTATTTCGCGCCTGTTGCCCGCAGCGTCCTGCAATAGCACTGGCCCCGGCCCCGGTGCGATGGTGCCCGCCGCCTGCCAGTGCCGCTCCAGAAATGGACGGTAGGCCTCGGCGGCAGACACGCCAGCCTGCGCTACGGGCGGGGCAAAACAGATGTCCTGGCTCTCGGACGGCAGGGGAACTGCCAGCCCGGCTGCCGCCACAATGGCGCGGGTTTGCTCCTTGTTCTGCCCGTAAAGCGGAAACAGGGCGTGGCTCAGCCGTTGACGCGGCACAAGGCTGAGAAAATAGCTCTGATCCTTGGCGGCATCCGCAGCGGCGGCAAGCAGGGGATAGGTTTCGGAAGTTTCATCTTCGCCCGCAGTTGCTGGCGAACCCGGGCCGGGAACAAGGCGGGCATAATGTCCTGTGGCAAGTTTGTCCGCACCGAGAGCCAGGGCGGTGTCGAGCAGCACGCCAAACTTTATGGCTCGGTTGCAGTATGAGCAGGGGTTGGGTGTGCGCCCCTGCGCATAGGCTGCGGCAAAGGGGGTCAGCACTTCGCGTTGAAAGGCCTCGCGCAGGTCGGCCACATGCAGGGGAACCCCAAGAGTGGCGCAGGCTTCGGCCAGCCCTGCGGGGGCAACGGTTGGGCCGTCCGGCAAAAAAAGACCGTGCAGGGCCAAAACGCGAAAGCCCGCGTTGTGCAGCATAACCACTGCGCACAGGCTGTCCACGCCGCCGCTCACGGCAACGGCTACAGTAGGGCTATATATATGAGGGGCGTTCATGGGCTTGGTCACTCCCTTGTTGTTGTCGCCGTGGAGGGCGTAGCTGTTGACGCAGCACATAAGGGATGGCGGGAAAGAGGGAGTGGGGGAGGC
This region of Desulfovibrio desulfuricans genomic DNA includes:
- a CDS encoding MnmA/TRMU family protein yields the protein MPARVPSCHASPTPSFPPSLMCCVNSYALHGDNNKGVTKPMNAPHIYSPTVAVAVSGGVDSLCAVVMLHNAGFRVLALHGLFLPDGPTVAPAGLAEACATLGVPLHVADLREAFQREVLTPFAAAYAQGRTPNPCSYCNRAIKFGVLLDTALALGADKLATGHYARLVPGPGSPATAGEDETSETYPLLAAAADAAKDQSYFLSLVPRQRLSHALFPLYGQNKEQTRAIVAAAGLAVPLPSESQDICFAPPVAQAGVSAAEAYRPFLERHWQAAGTIAPGPGPVLLQDAAGNRREIARHKGLWRYTEGQRKGLGIAHTEPLFVLTKDSATNSLVVGPRALLGIRTCVTGPANIALPPHLWPDRLLVRLRHRQRPCPASVQVEDACLRIMLAEPQFPTAPGQVAAVYDEEGRVLAAGVVEEMA